Within the Pseudomonadota bacterium genome, the region TTTTGCCGATCGGTGATAAAACTTTGCTTGAACGACAATTAGATGCCCTTGCGATTTGCGGCGTAGAGCAGATAACGGTAGTGGTTGGCTATGGTGCTGACAAAGTTGAATCCTTGCTCAAACATTATTCCGGTCCGCAGAACGTTGAAACTTATCTTAACGCCGAGTACTCTACATCTGACAACTTGGTCAGTTGCTGGAAGGTTAGGGAAAAAATGGCAGGTGATTTTCTGCTGATTAATGGAGATACTCTGTTTGAAGCGGCTATTCCTGAACGCCTGCTGCAAACGCCGAAGCATGAAGTTACGGTAACCATCAGCCATAAAAAAGAATATGATGCTGATGATATGAAGGTCCAGCTTGATGGTAGACGGTTGCTGCAAATAGGAAAAACCCTGGTACCCGGTGAGGTGGATGCCGAGTCCATCGGGATGATCCTTTTTCGGGAACCGGGGGCGGCATGGTTTCGCGCGGCCATGGAGCAGGCGCTCAAGGAACCGGCGGCCAGAAAGCGCTGGTATTTGTCGGTGATCAATGAAATGGCTCAGACTCAACCTGTTTGGACTTGTTCTGTTGCCGGTTTATTATGGTCTGAAGTAGATTATCCTGCCGATCTGGAAAATGCCAGGAAGATGTTTAAATGATGCAAAGAAAGCCCATTAAATTGTATCCTGAATTAAGCGTTTAGCTTTTAGCACTTAGCTATTAGCTCAATGATTACAAAATGTCTAATATTATACATGTTCACCCAATGGATGTTGTTACTAATCAACGTAAAGTCCTGATTATTAAAGGCTAATTGCTAACAGCTAACTGCTAACAGCTAACTGCTA harbors:
- a CDS encoding phosphocholine cytidylyltransferase family protein codes for the protein MKAIILSAGQGKRLLPLTSEMPKCLLPIGDKTLLERQLDALAICGVEQITVVVGYGADKVESLLKHYSGPQNVETYLNAEYSTSDNLVSCWKVREKMAGDFLLINGDTLFEAAIPERLLQTPKHEVTVTISHKKEYDADDMKVQLDGRRLLQIGKTLVPGEVDAESIGMILFREPGAAWFRAAMEQALKEPAARKRWYLSVINEMAQTQPVWTCSVAGLLWSEVDYPADLENARKMFK